In a single window of the Pseudomonas sp. B21-015 genome:
- a CDS encoding DUF6933 domain-containing protein: protein MLIFNCTEAASTFFSRVHKGKKMTPVEKPPSFVIEDDEQGDSAEQWLVHAITVQRKHVLFVIHVETRYCMIFADAKKADVEGFVQRFAERWINGLIRHAGQNDILQWVNDEPMMERFQENCGQYTFYKRGHRGAQKHINEIAWIFEDCAAEWGSLPSDEYSAGRFDGDMNYTLRGGKGHKDYYFPDEEMMVHWLRQYCGLDESGIQAARDRRKEVRRETRELMHQFDQG, encoded by the coding sequence ATGTTGATCTTCAACTGCACCGAAGCGGCCAGCACCTTCTTCAGCCGCGTCCACAAGGGCAAGAAAATGACTCCCGTGGAGAAACCGCCATCGTTCGTTATCGAGGACGATGAGCAGGGTGACTCAGCCGAACAGTGGCTGGTCCACGCCATCACCGTTCAACGCAAGCACGTGTTGTTCGTCATCCATGTGGAAACCCGTTATTGCATGATTTTCGCGGACGCGAAAAAGGCTGACGTGGAAGGTTTTGTTCAACGGTTTGCCGAGCGATGGATCAATGGCCTGATACGCCATGCGGGGCAGAACGATATCCTGCAGTGGGTTAACGATGAGCCGATGATGGAGCGTTTCCAGGAAAACTGCGGCCAGTACACGTTTTACAAACGCGGTCATCGCGGTGCGCAAAAACACATCAACGAGATCGCCTGGATTTTTGAGGATTGCGCCGCGGAATGGGGATCTCTGCCTTCGGACGAATACTCGGCTGGCCGTTTCGATGGTGATATGAACTACACCCTGAGAGGCGGTAAAGGGCACAAGGACTATTACTTTCCGGATGAGGAAATGATGGTCCATTGGTTACGCCAGTACTGCGGCCTCGACGAGTCAGGCATACAGGCTGCGCGTGATCGGCGCAAAGAAGTGAGACGGGAAACTCGAGAACTGATGCATCAGTTTGATCAGGGTTGA
- the bglX gene encoding beta-glucosidase BglX produces the protein MKRLRLLCALISFTTLPVLADTVSPNKDAFVTNLINQMTLDEKIGQLRLIAIDEKMTPERIYQEITAGRIGGTYGSVSRYINRPMQDAAQQSRLKIPMFFGWDVIHGHRTIFPIGLALASSWDMDAIELSGRTAAKEASADGIDLTFAPMIDVARDPRWGRTSEGFGEDTYLVSRIAKVMVQAYQGQSLNAPDSIMASAKHFALYGAVEGGRDYNSVDMGLARMYQDYLPPYRSAIEGGAGAVMAALNSINGVPAAANAWLMQDLLRKAWGFKGLVISDHNGVTDLVQHGVARDHREAARLAIRAGIDMSMNDSSYGPELPGLLESGAVSQNNIDDAVREVLGAKYDMGLFEDPYRRIGIASEDPADTNDENRLHRAQAREVARKTLVLLKNENGLLPLKKEAAIALIGPLAKSAVDIMGSWSASGVASQSVTIYDGLKNAMDKGSLIYARGANLTEDPEVVDYLGVFEVKNDARPAAEMIDEAVKAAEQADVVIAVVGEPRSMSHEAASRTSLDLPGRQSELITALKATGKPLVLVLMNGRPLSIGKEQKQADAILETWYSGSEGGNAVADVLFGDYNPSGKLPITFPRSVGQIPSYYSHLNTGRPYLPGAPRNYTSQYFDQSYGPLYPFGYGLSYTDFSLTDMALSSTTLNKTENLVASIMVKNTGQRDGETVVQLYIRDVVGSVSRPVKELKNFQKIMLKAGEEKAVHFSIGENDLKFFNAQLEYTAEPGEFRVQIGLDSQDVKEQSFELLSEQGNG, from the coding sequence CTGCCGGTCCTGGCCGATACGGTATCGCCAAACAAAGATGCCTTTGTCACCAACCTCATCAATCAGATGACCCTCGACGAAAAAATCGGCCAACTGCGGCTGATCGCTATCGATGAAAAAATGACCCCCGAAAGGATTTACCAGGAGATCACAGCCGGGCGAATCGGGGGGACGTATGGCTCTGTAAGCCGTTACATCAACCGCCCCATGCAGGACGCGGCTCAACAAAGCCGTTTGAAAATACCGATGTTTTTCGGCTGGGACGTGATACACGGTCATCGAACCATTTTTCCCATCGGCCTGGCCCTGGCCTCCAGCTGGGATATGGACGCCATCGAGTTGAGCGGTCGAACGGCGGCGAAAGAAGCCAGCGCTGACGGTATCGATCTGACCTTTGCACCGATGATAGATGTCGCCCGTGATCCTCGCTGGGGACGTACATCCGAAGGCTTCGGTGAAGACACCTATCTGGTTTCGCGCATTGCCAAAGTGATGGTTCAGGCCTACCAGGGCCAAAGCCTGAATGCACCCGACAGCATCATGGCCAGCGCCAAACACTTCGCGTTGTATGGTGCTGTCGAGGGTGGACGCGACTACAACAGCGTCGACATGGGCCTGGCCAGGATGTACCAGGACTACCTGCCACCTTATCGTTCGGCGATCGAGGGTGGCGCGGGAGCGGTGATGGCGGCGCTTAACTCGATAAATGGTGTGCCGGCAGCGGCCAATGCATGGTTGATGCAAGACCTGCTTCGCAAAGCATGGGGCTTCAAGGGGCTGGTCATCAGCGACCATAACGGGGTCACCGATCTGGTTCAGCATGGTGTTGCGAGGGATCATCGCGAAGCGGCCAGGCTCGCCATCAGGGCCGGCATTGATATGAGCATGAACGACTCCTCCTACGGTCCGGAGCTACCCGGGCTGCTTGAGTCTGGCGCTGTTTCCCAGAACAATATCGATGACGCGGTGCGGGAAGTCCTGGGTGCCAAGTACGACATGGGGCTGTTCGAAGACCCTTATCGGCGCATCGGCATTGCCAGTGAAGACCCCGCTGATACCAACGACGAAAACCGTCTGCACAGAGCGCAGGCCCGTGAAGTGGCACGCAAGACGTTGGTGCTGCTGAAGAATGAAAACGGGCTCTTGCCGCTAAAAAAAGAGGCGGCGATTGCGCTCATCGGCCCGTTGGCAAAAAGTGCCGTCGACATCATGGGCAGTTGGTCTGCAAGCGGCGTGGCCTCGCAATCGGTGACGATCTACGACGGGCTGAAAAACGCTATGGATAAGGGCTCGCTGATCTATGCCCGAGGCGCCAATCTCACGGAGGATCCTGAGGTCGTTGATTATCTGGGAGTGTTCGAAGTCAAGAACGACGCTCGCCCGGCAGCAGAAATGATTGACGAAGCGGTCAAGGCCGCAGAGCAAGCCGATGTTGTGATTGCAGTGGTGGGCGAGCCCCGCAGCATGTCCCATGAAGCAGCCAGTCGAACCAGCCTCGATCTGCCAGGGCGCCAGAGTGAATTGATCACCGCCCTGAAAGCCACCGGCAAGCCGCTGGTCCTGGTATTGATGAACGGTCGGCCACTGTCCATCGGCAAGGAGCAGAAACAGGCCGACGCGATTCTGGAAACCTGGTACAGCGGCTCCGAGGGGGGCAATGCCGTTGCCGATGTCTTGTTCGGCGACTACAACCCGTCGGGCAAGTTACCCATCACCTTTCCACGCTCCGTGGGGCAGATCCCGAGTTACTACAGCCACTTGAACACCGGTCGCCCCTACCTGCCAGGTGCGCCTCGCAACTACACGTCTCAATATTTCGATCAATCCTATGGTCCGCTGTATCCCTTCGGCTATGGGCTGAGTTATACCGATTTCAGCCTGACCGACATGGCCCTGTCTTCGACCACACTGAATAAGACCGAGAACCTCGTCGCCAGCATCATGGTGAAAAATACCGGCCAGCGCGACGGCGAAACAGTGGTTCAGCTGTATATCCGCGATGTCGTCGGCTCCGTCAGCCGCCCGGTCAAAGAACTGAAGAACTTTCAAAAAATCATGCTCAAGGCCGGAGAGGAGAAAGCGGTCCATTTCAGCATTGGTGAGAACGACTTGAAGTTCTTCAACGCCCAGCTGGAATACACCGCCGAGCCGGGCGAGTTCCGGGTGCAAATCGGTCTGGATTCCCAGGATGTGAAGGAGCAGAGTTTTGAGTTGCTGTCAGAACAAGGCAATGGCTAA